Below is a genomic region from Desulfatiglans sp..
ACAGTTTCCAAACATCTGTGACTCTGTCCTCACTTTTCAAAACCTGCGGATGATGTTTGAGCAAAAGGGTATTACATTTGGCAAAGGCAAGGCGGGCACAGATGTTTTCATCCCCCGAAAGGCAAAAGAAGGCACAGTATACCCTGTTGATGGAGGGATGATTGCAGGGATCAGGGGTAATGGCAGGATAATTGATCGTCATATGATGCACTTTTCAGGGATTCCCGAGATTGAATCAGTATTAAAATCATTAAGCACATTAAAACCTGAAGAACCCCTGTTTCTTGAACTGCTCGCTTGTTCAGGAGGGTGCATAAACGGCCCGGTTGCACAGAAAGGTGATGGTATCCTTGCAAAAAGAATTTCAATAGTCCGGAACACATCAGATTTAAAGTGGGAAAACCCAAAGGTCACTGTAGAAAATGTTGAAGGCATAACAGAGCCTCTTGATATCCCGACAAAAGAGGTTAGCATTGATGCCATCATAAAGGTGCTCAGGGCAACAGGCAAGTATACTGTATCAGACGAACTTAACTGCGGGGGGTGCGGATACCTGAACTGCCGTGATTTTGCAAAGGCAGTAGTAGAGGGAAGGGCTGAGCCAGCCATGTGTGTCACCTATATGAGAAAGCTTGCCAGTAAGAAGGCAAATAAACTAATTTCTGCTATGCCCCTGGGTATTGTCCTTGTTGATACATCAATGCGTATAATAGAATGCAATGAGAGGTTTGCTATTCTTGCAGGAGATGATGCCAGGATGATATATGAACAGAGGCCAGGCATGGTTGGTGCTGTGCTTGACAAGGTTCTGCCTGTCGGTTCATTTTTCAGGCATGTGCTTGAGACTGAAGAAGATATATCAGGCCGTGAAATCAACATAAATAACCGGCTTTTACGATGCACGATCTTTACCATTGAACCCGGATTGATTGCAGGCGGCATCTTCAGTGATATCACAGACCCTGAAATGCAGAGAGAAGAGATAATAAAGCGGGCGCGAAGTGTTATTAGAAAAAACCTCTCCACTGTTCAGAAGATTGCCTACCTCCTGGGTGAAAATGCCTCAGAAACAGAGATGGTTCTGTCCGGGATCATTGAATGCTTTGGTCCTCAGGACCAGGAGGGGTGATGGATACTGAACCTAGAGGCTCTATAGATATCAAACATAAACAATTGATGAAATACGGGCAGAGGGTATTTGGCGATACATTCCAGTATCATCATATCAGGGAAGAAGACAGGCTGATTGTTATACTCTCAGACGGTCTTGGGAGCGGAATAAAGGCGAATGTGTTATCAACACTTACCGCTACAATGGCAATGAATTTTACATCCGGTTTACGCGATGTAAATCGGTGTGCACAGATTATCATGAAGACACTCCCTGTATGCAGTGTCAGGAAGATAAGTTACGCTACCTTTACCATTGTTGAAATAGACAGGGAACATAATGTGCGGGTTATTAATTATGATAATCCTTTACCGATCCTAGTGAGACAGAATAATTGTGTGAATTTACCTGTTGAATATAGTGAAGGTACACATAAAAATAGAAAATACCGGCTTGAATTCATGCATTTCAGGCTTGAACAGGATGACCGTATAATACTGCTTTCGGACGGTATCACACAGGCAGGTATGGGTTCAAAAAGGTATCCGCTGGGCTGGGGTAATCAGGGGGTTATCCTTTTTACTGAAAAACTGATCGCAACTGAAGGCCTACCCGCCGCGAGGGAGCTTGCAGAAACAATCATCAGCAGGGCCAATGAAATTGATCGCTACCAGATGCACGACGATGGGACATGCGGGGTTATACACTTAAGAACATCTCAGGAGCTGCTAATGGTTAGCGGACCACCGCTTGATACCTCAAGGGATGCAGAGCTTGCCGCGACTTTATCAAACTTTAACGGCAGGAAGATCATATGCGGCGGCACAACAGCCAAGATTATTGCAAGGGAGCTCGGAAGGGAACTGACCTTTGTAAATGAACGGTTTACATCATCACAGCCGCCGCTTTCTACTATTCCGGGAATAGATCTTGTTACTGAAGGCATCATTACCCTGCACCACGTTCAGGTCATGCTTGCAAGGGGGATATCTCCAGATCAGGATGAAAACAGCCCTGCTTCCAGGGTAGTAGAGATGATGCTCGACAGCGATATAATACACTTTATGGTGGGTACACGTATCAATGAGGCATGGCAGGACCCATCTTTACCGGATGATATTGGCTTGCGTCGAACTATTATCGCTGCAATAAGGAGACTGCTTGAGACCAATTATGAAAAAGAGACAAAACTCCATTTCTGGTAGATGAATATAATTTTATAAAGGTAATGTATTGATAAAATGAACCTGATAATTCTTGATAAAGAAGATATCCATGATGGAAAGGCCGAAGTAACCGGTAAAAAGCTTGAGCATATCCTTACATACCTGAAACCTTCTGCTGGTGACACCCTCAAAACAGGGCTCCTGAACGGGCTGATGGGAGAGGGGATAGTTATGGATCTTAATATGGATAGACTAATATTAAAGGTCGAATTGGATGACACCCCCCCTGCCCCTCTTCCACTGATACTTATCCTTGCAATGCCACGACCAAAGGTATTAAACAGGGTAGTTCAGCATGCTGCAACAATGGGGATCAAGGAGATATATATTATAAAAACATGGAGGGTTGAAAAGAGCTATCTGGAAAGCCCCATACTTGATGAGGATAATCTTCGTATCCAGATGATCCTGGGGCTTGAACAGGGCAAAGATACTATATTGCCCAAAATAAAAATCAGAAAACTCTTTAAACCCTTTATTGAAGATGAGCTGCCGATGATTATTAAAGACACCCTTGCCCTGGTGCTCCATCCGCTTGCAGATGCACCATGCCCGCATCAGGTTAATTCGCCTGTTACTATTGCCATTGGCCCTGAGGGAGGTTTTATCCCCTATGAAATTGATGCACTGCAGCGCACAGGGTTTAAAGCAGTATCCCTTGGAGAAAGAATCCTGCGTGTGGAAACCGCCCTTCCCTTCATTATTGGCAGATTATTTTAGATTTTGATTTGATTTTCCTCGTTGCAGACCCTGGACGCTCTGCGTCGATTTCCTATTTCCTATTTCCCATTTTCTGATTCCTATTTTTTTTGTCATCAAGTATGGAAAGAAACAGGTCTATACGAACAAGCTCTCCCCTCTTTATCTCCATCGGGTTTTTAAGAAGAACCCTCTCACCATTACCCTTAACAGCATACTCAGAAATATGAGAATAAAGCAGTAAAAAGCATATCCTCATAACGCGACCCATATAGCCTCCAATATGAAATTCACTAGAAATAAATAATTAAAATGATAGTTCAACTCAGAAATGCAGTTGGTTGTTTATATTAAGAAAAGCTGATTTTGTCAAATTAAACGGGTTATAAAGATTATGTATTGACTTGCATCAGTTTGCTCCATATAATTTCATCCATTAAATATGGTAATGCTTGTCAACCTGACTCAATATTAATATGGAGTGGATGTTGTCATGTTTTACCCATTATCTCGCATATGTCACCTCATTAATAAAAACCGGTTAAACCAATTAACTTTTCCTGAATTCTGTACCTTGATCTACAGAAGTCGTAATGTAATTTTAACCATGCTTGCGTGGTCTCTTTTTATATACTGTCCCCTTCCGTCCAGGGCCTGTAATGCAGATACTGCAATTATGGCTGTTATATCTTCTGCCGGAAAATCACCCGAAGCCCTGGTTAATTATGTGAACAGCCGCACCATTCCGGCGCTGAACAGCCGCATACTGCGCAGCCCTGCACAGGTGCTGAAGGATGGCAGGGGCAATAGTGTCGAACGATCTCGGCTCCTGGCAGCCCTTCTTGATGCAGCAGGCCACCCTGCGCGTTTCCAATGTGCTGACCTGGATGATGAAGCGGCATCAACCCTGATAAAATCTGCCATGCCTGCATCTCCGCCAAAAAAATCATGGCCGGAAGATGTGCCTCTCTCAGAACCTGCAACAGAAACTGCCCTGCTTGATGCAGTTCGCCGCCATACCTGGGTTCAGGTACTTATTGAAGGTCAATGGAAGGACCTTGATCCTTCATTTACAGCAGCTAAACCTGCCACCTTTGATTCAGACGAGCGTGAAACATTTTACAGATTCTCCCAGACAAGGCTGCCACAGTTGGAATTAACTATAGAGGGAGACAGGAGCAAGACCCCTGGTGAGTTTGAGGAGTTGCTCTGGTGGGATGGCAGTCTTGAATTGGTTTCAGATCAACCGCTCTATATCCGTGTTTACCCACGTATCACCCTTGGAAGAAAGGGAGAGGGTGAAGGGCTTGATCCGGCCCGACGCCTGGTAGATCCCCTGGCAGGGGGGCAGCCCGAAGAGGAAGAGACTGCCCATGAGCCAGTCACAACGTGGAGGGCAGAGATATTATCAAATAATGGAATCTTAAAGGATGCTGATATCCCTGCCACCCTCCCCAATGATGAAGGGACAATATTATCTCTTCGTCTGCGTTCAAGGATAATCTTTAATAAGGAAGAGGACATTATCGAGGATATCAGGCCCATTTCCGCTGTTGATTCTAAAGGCAATCTTCCCATTTTTCAGCGTCATGCCCTTTTATATTCAACCTCTCTTATTAATCCTGCCGAACTGAAAAGCCGGCTGGCTGTTTATTCACCGGAGCGCCGTGTTAAGGCCCATGCAGAGATAGAGAGCTTAAAGAAAGAGCTCAAACAGGAGGCATCAAATAAGGAAACCATTCTAAAGAGCTCTCTATCATCTGAAGAGGTACTTGGTATTTACAGCGGTCACTTTATTAACCTGGCATATCTGGCGCTTATTGATCCTGTAACAGAAGAGCTGGCAGGCCGTCTTGGCATTTATTCATATCTTGAAGAACCAAGACTTATCATCAACAGCCTTTATAGGGGTAAAAACGGCCATGAAGAGGTAAACGTTGATCTGAGGCGTGATAAAACAGGGGCTATCGGGCTCCCCGGAGAGCCGAAGCGCATTACCGAGAGTTTCCAGTTCAGCCGGGGCGTGATCAGCTCTGCTCTCGAGGGAAGGCTAATCGCCCTTGCAACAGGCAGGCCAGCGCTTACCACAGCTACGCTGATGAAACTTGCATCAAAGTCAGGAATTCCATCACGTCTCTATTCAATGCATGAACAGGAATACCTGGATGAACTAACACTCCCGGAAAATGTTCGAACAATGCTTAATAAAACACTTGAATCAGGTCATGTAGTGATGCTGCCTTCAAAACCTGTGAATTTTGAGGGCGCACCCCGCTGGGGCTGGTGGCAGATTAATCCCCTTAACCGCCATACTATTGGTGTGCTTGACAGCGGCCTGCATCAGGCGATTATCGAACGTACCCTGATAGAAACCGAGGGAGTGCTAAGTAACGAAATGGCCGCAGTAATCGGCGCCATAAGCGGTGCGGTTGACACCCAGTTTACCATAAGCGCAATGGTGCTCAGGCACGGCGAACTGACTGAAGAGGCGATAGAGGAGGCTAAAGCCTACATGTCCGATATTGGAGAGGCACTATGCCAGGAATTTAAGGCAGAGTTCAAAGTGGGAGTCTCTAAAACTCTGGCGTCGGCATCCATAGAAATAGAGGGGTGTTTCCGTTATGAAGAATC
It encodes:
- a CDS encoding 16S rRNA (uracil(1498)-N(3))-methyltransferase produces the protein MNLIILDKEDIHDGKAEVTGKKLEHILTYLKPSAGDTLKTGLLNGLMGEGIVMDLNMDRLILKVELDDTPPAPLPLILILAMPRPKVLNRVVQHAATMGIKEIYIIKTWRVEKSYLESPILDEDNLRIQMILGLEQGKDTILPKIKIRKLFKPFIEDELPMIIKDTLALVLHPLADAPCPHQVNSPVTIAIGPEGGFIPYEIDALQRTGFKAVSLGERILRVETALPFIIGRLF
- a CDS encoding SpoIIE family protein phosphatase: MDTEPRGSIDIKHKQLMKYGQRVFGDTFQYHHIREEDRLIVILSDGLGSGIKANVLSTLTATMAMNFTSGLRDVNRCAQIIMKTLPVCSVRKISYATFTIVEIDREHNVRVINYDNPLPILVRQNNCVNLPVEYSEGTHKNRKYRLEFMHFRLEQDDRIILLSDGITQAGMGSKRYPLGWGNQGVILFTEKLIATEGLPAARELAETIISRANEIDRYQMHDDGTCGVIHLRTSQELLMVSGPPLDTSRDAELAATLSNFNGRKIICGGTTAKIIARELGRELTFVNERFTSSQPPLSTIPGIDLVTEGIITLHHVQVMLARGISPDQDENSPASRVVEMMLDSDIIHFMVGTRINEAWQDPSLPDDIGLRRTIIAAIRRLLETNYEKETKLHFW
- a CDS encoding 4Fe-4S binding protein, yielding MNALSPVYTEKAQCQDCYRCLRNCPVKAIKIEQGVASVLEELCIHCGKCVAACPSGAKKVRDDIASVEKLLASGKDVIASIAPAFRSEFDRVTDHDFVYAVKQLGFSGVSETALGAEEVSGHVYRMLNNSTGADHPMISTACPVVVNYIRKYFPSLTGMLTPVLSPMLSHATMLKELYPDTAVVFFGPCIAKKDEIAQFPNICDSVLTFQNLRMMFEQKGITFGKGKAGTDVFIPRKAKEGTVYPVDGGMIAGIRGNGRIIDRHMMHFSGIPEIESVLKSLSTLKPEEPLFLELLACSGGCINGPVAQKGDGILAKRISIVRNTSDLKWENPKVTVENVEGITEPLDIPTKEVSIDAIIKVLRATGKYTVSDELNCGGCGYLNCRDFAKAVVEGRAEPAMCVTYMRKLASKKANKLISAMPLGIVLVDTSMRIIECNERFAILAGDDARMIYEQRPGMVGAVLDKVLPVGSFFRHVLETEEDISGREININNRLLRCTIFTIEPGLIAGGIFSDITDPEMQREEIIKRARSVIRKNLSTVQKIAYLLGENASETEMVLSGIIECFGPQDQEG